The following coding sequences are from one Wenzhouxiangella sp. AB-CW3 window:
- the radA gene encoding DNA repair protein RadA yields the protein MPKTKSVYTCRECGASFPKWSGQCPDCQAWNSLEEGVAEAGPVKGPKGRGNWTGVASAQVLSLADVQAEEATARLPSGLSELDRVLGGGWVPGSVVLLGGDPGIGKSTLLLQVQDALAAGHGSLYVTGEESAAQVAMRARRLNLDPARLDCLTETSLETVLATAAERRPAFMVVDSIQTLWTETLQSAPGAVAQVRECAARLVQFAKQTGCAVVLVGHVTKEGALAGPRVLEHMVDAVLYFESDSGSRYRLIRAVKNRFGAANELGVFAMTDKGLKPVGNPSAIFLSGQEEPAAGSCVLVTREGTRPMMVEVQALVSPSTLSNPRRVAVGIDGNRLAMLLAVMNRHAGIAIGDQDVFINVAGGIRVTETASDLAIALALQSSLREKPLSGKLVAFGEVGLSGELRPVYNGEERLREAAGQGFETALVPEANLKGVRARMTVRGCRRLTDALAMARE from the coding sequence ATGCCGAAAACCAAGTCTGTTTACACATGCCGCGAGTGCGGTGCATCTTTTCCCAAGTGGTCCGGTCAGTGCCCGGACTGCCAGGCCTGGAACTCGCTGGAAGAAGGCGTGGCCGAGGCGGGTCCTGTCAAGGGTCCGAAAGGACGTGGCAACTGGACCGGTGTGGCTTCGGCACAAGTCCTGAGCCTGGCCGATGTCCAGGCTGAAGAGGCAACCGCCCGCCTGCCGTCTGGTCTGAGCGAGCTTGATCGGGTATTGGGTGGCGGATGGGTGCCGGGTTCGGTCGTGCTGCTGGGCGGAGACCCGGGTATTGGCAAATCGACCCTGTTGCTGCAAGTGCAGGATGCGCTGGCTGCTGGTCATGGCAGTCTTTACGTGACCGGGGAAGAATCAGCCGCCCAGGTGGCCATGCGCGCAAGACGACTGAACCTGGACCCGGCCCGGCTGGACTGCTTGACCGAAACCAGCCTGGAGACGGTGCTGGCCACGGCGGCTGAACGCAGGCCGGCCTTCATGGTGGTTGATTCCATCCAGACCCTTTGGACCGAGACGCTGCAGTCGGCACCCGGAGCCGTGGCCCAGGTGCGCGAATGTGCCGCCCGGCTGGTGCAGTTTGCCAAGCAGACGGGGTGCGCGGTGGTGCTGGTGGGGCATGTCACCAAGGAAGGCGCCCTGGCCGGACCGCGGGTGCTTGAGCACATGGTTGATGCGGTGCTTTATTTCGAGTCCGATTCGGGTAGCCGCTATCGGCTGATCCGGGCCGTGAAGAACCGTTTTGGCGCGGCCAACGAGCTGGGGGTGTTCGCCATGACCGACAAGGGTCTGAAACCGGTTGGCAACCCGTCGGCCATTTTCTTGTCCGGTCAGGAAGAGCCGGCGGCTGGCAGTTGCGTTCTGGTGACCCGCGAGGGCACCCGCCCGATGATGGTCGAGGTCCAGGCCTTGGTGTCGCCATCAACGCTTTCCAATCCCAGGCGCGTGGCTGTCGGCATTGATGGCAATCGGCTGGCCATGCTGCTGGCCGTCATGAACCGGCATGCCGGCATTGCCATTGGTGACCAGGATGTGTTCATCAACGTGGCCGGTGGTATTCGGGTGACCGAGACTGCCAGCGACCTGGCCATTGCCCTGGCGCTGCAATCCTCTCTGCGCGAAAAGCCCTTATCGGGCAAGCTGGTGGCGTTTGGCGAGGTGGGGCTTTCCGGGGAGCTGCGGCCCGTCTACAACGGTGAGGAGAGGTTGCGCGAGGCGGCCGGTCAGGGCTTCGAGACCGCGCTGGTCCCGGAGGCGAATCTCAAGGGGGTTCGTGCCCGAATGACCGTGCGTGGTTGCCGGCGTCTGACAGACGCACTGGCCATGGCGCGGGAGTAG
- the pspF gene encoding phage shock protein operon transcriptional activator gives MNQKEQPIIGESPAFLAVLEEVSLVAPLSRPVLIVGERGTGKEVVSERLHFLSTRWGGPLVRVNCAAISEALLESELFGHEAGAFTDASRQRKGRFEQADGGTLFLDELASTSLAVQEKILRVIEYGQFERLGSSRPVEVDVRIVGASNVDLPAEVEAGRFRADLLDRLAFDVITLPPLRERGEDILPLAEHFAMRISRELGRELFAGFSNDAAAALLDHPWPGNVRELKNVVERAVYRCQEPEQPVDQIDFDPFASPWRPGSDAARTATRPVDPEHSDFQLREFLDGEERRLVQLAMTRCDEHQGKAAEMLGLSYDQLRGILKKHGLSGKSGRPRD, from the coding sequence GTGAACCAGAAGGAACAACCCATCATCGGCGAATCTCCCGCTTTCCTGGCCGTGCTCGAGGAGGTATCGCTGGTCGCACCCCTGTCACGACCAGTCCTGATCGTCGGCGAACGTGGCACCGGCAAGGAAGTGGTCTCCGAACGCCTGCATTTTCTGTCCACCCGCTGGGGCGGACCCCTGGTGCGGGTCAACTGTGCGGCCATCAGTGAGGCGCTGCTGGAATCGGAGCTGTTCGGACATGAAGCCGGGGCATTTACCGATGCCAGCCGGCAGCGCAAGGGGCGCTTCGAACAGGCCGATGGCGGCACCCTGTTTCTCGATGAACTGGCCAGCACATCGCTGGCAGTCCAGGAAAAGATTCTGCGCGTCATCGAATACGGGCAATTCGAGCGACTGGGTTCGTCACGCCCCGTCGAAGTCGACGTCCGCATTGTCGGGGCCAGCAATGTCGATTTACCTGCTGAGGTCGAGGCCGGTCGCTTTCGGGCCGACCTGCTCGATCGCCTGGCCTTCGACGTAATCACCCTGCCTCCCCTGCGCGAGCGCGGGGAAGACATCCTGCCGCTGGCCGAACACTTTGCCATGCGCATCAGCCGCGAACTGGGCCGGGAATTGTTCGCCGGGTTCTCGAATGACGCCGCCGCAGCCCTGCTGGATCATCCATGGCCGGGCAATGTGCGCGAACTCAAGAATGTCGTTGAAAGAGCCGTCTACCGATGCCAGGAACCCGAACAGCCAGTCGACCAGATCGATTTCGATCCCTTCGCTTCGCCCTGGCGTCCGGGTTCAGATGCTGCCCGAACAGCGACCAGGCCGGTCGATCCGGAACATTCGGATTTTCAGCTGAGAGAATTCCTGGACGGGGAAGAGAGACGCCTTGTGCAGTTGGCCATGACACGCTGCGACGAACACCAGGGCAAGGCAGCGGAAATGCTGGGCCTGAGTTATGACCAGCTACGCGGCATTCTCAAGAAACATGGCCTATCGGGCAAGTCTGGCAGGCCACGCGATTGA
- a CDS encoding sensor domain-containing diguanylate cyclase: MNLETGWIVWSGAFLLGGLAGYLLADRLVRPGSRRVSTNAGNGRREVILHGLAFSARTLLNARDKSEVMEAALASLGRAVGVDRVYVFENHTDSQDGRLLASQRYEWCGPGVASELDNPDMQDMAYEEILPNWYPALAAGQPIHGLVREMPQPERGLLEPQGIRAIIVVPITINQRFWGQIGFDDCSQEREWSQAEIDALGIAAGVIGGAIVNIGQEREWRRLVSTDSLTGVASRRAFLREARKLCERQGPEVESLALLLMDIDRFKTINDTHGHLVGDEALRSFARICSAQLREGDLIGRTGGEEFAILLRGVDEDTALRLAERLRKAVANERIAVDDELLDMTVSLGVACPDDGRDQRFEDLLEAADSALYAAKRAGRNRVIASGGAGDPAKQRSG; this comes from the coding sequence ATGAACCTGGAAACCGGATGGATAGTATGGTCGGGGGCGTTCCTTCTGGGAGGGTTGGCCGGCTATCTGCTCGCAGACCGGCTTGTCCGGCCTGGTTCACGTCGTGTTTCCACCAATGCCGGTAACGGTCGCAGGGAAGTCATACTGCACGGCCTTGCTTTTTCGGCACGCACCTTGCTCAATGCCCGCGACAAGTCGGAGGTCATGGAAGCGGCCCTGGCTTCCCTTGGTCGGGCGGTGGGTGTTGATCGGGTCTACGTGTTTGAAAACCACACCGACTCCCAGGATGGGCGTTTGCTGGCCAGTCAGCGTTATGAATGGTGCGGGCCGGGGGTGGCGTCGGAACTCGACAACCCGGACATGCAGGACATGGCCTACGAAGAGATTCTTCCCAATTGGTATCCTGCACTGGCTGCCGGCCAGCCAATTCATGGCCTGGTGCGGGAGATGCCGCAACCCGAGCGCGGCCTGCTTGAGCCCCAGGGTATCCGCGCGATTATTGTCGTGCCGATCACCATTAACCAGCGTTTCTGGGGGCAGATCGGCTTTGACGATTGCAGTCAGGAACGTGAATGGTCGCAGGCCGAGATCGATGCGCTGGGCATTGCCGCTGGAGTCATCGGTGGCGCCATCGTCAATATCGGGCAGGAGCGGGAATGGCGCAGGCTGGTCAGTACCGACTCATTGACCGGCGTGGCCAGTCGTCGCGCCTTTCTGCGCGAGGCGCGCAAGTTGTGCGAGCGGCAGGGGCCGGAGGTCGAAAGCCTCGCTCTCCTGCTGATGGATATCGATCGTTTCAAGACCATCAACGATACCCACGGTCACCTGGTGGGCGATGAGGCCTTGCGAAGTTTTGCCCGAATATGCAGCGCGCAGCTTCGCGAAGGTGATCTGATCGGACGAACCGGTGGTGAAGAGTTTGCCATACTGTTGCGCGGTGTTGATGAGGATACGGCACTGCGACTGGCTGAGCGCCTGCGCAAAGCGGTGGCCAATGAGCGAATCGCGGTCGACGATGAGTTGCTGGATATGACCGTCAGCCTGGGAGTGGCGTGCCCGGACGACGGACGTGACCAACGCTTCGAGGACCTGCTTGAGGCCGCCGACAGCGCGCTATATGCGGCAAAGCGCGCCGGTCGCAACCGCGTCATTGCCTCGGGGGGCGCCGGTGATCCTGCCAAGCAGCGAAGCGGCTGA
- a CDS encoding EAL domain-containing protein, with translation MRSETEGHAKMLPGRCCAIIGILLMTLSVHGHGTDGSLVRVGVYENSPKVYTDEAGRPAGLFIELLQRMAAGERWQIEYVSCEWRECLQQLADGRLDLMPDVAMTPDRLAHFEFHDVPVAHAWSQIYSRPELSVRDWPDLGGKRVAVLDGSVQQRFLIRRSDELEAQIDLLALDSMDKVLEKTAAGRTDAAATNNFFGARHGPAHGLVDTAITFDQTSLYFAAPAKSNNDHLDTIDRYLHQWKADPDSPYFAALLAASIPSREQVVPVWTRVALGITVIAVAFLSWLAWRLRDRLRLQSFRLHRSSRQLEHLLSSSPVVLYTLDPRQSHPRWVSANMERLLGFEMKSVMEPGWWERQIHPDDLVGARKQNQDLYEEGHIVQEYRFHDAHGRVRNIRDERRLVPAAGGHEAMVIGSWTDLTDEHKRRDQLRYLAYYDPRTGLPNRATLEESLSKSLQRARDSTQQRLVILLDLDRFKNINDTLGTVAGDKVLHEVAARLKKACPHAETVARIGSDEFCLVVAHPIDEASRRELLDGITAALESTVPVLGHDLIVTASIGVAVFPKHGDTREQILAAAELALQEARRCGGGDWALYRPQLGEKMTHRLFLERDLRQAIDENELTLHFQPQYRLDDGRLWGVEALVRWRRPGGATVAPGEFIPLAEETGLITRIDRWVMNEACRQLAAWDQSGHRVPRISVNLSAREFESEALPDMVRKVLSDHAIDPARVEIEITETVLMQNPDLALKVLQRLEVLGAKLCMDDFGSGYSNLALLYRLPLHQLKIDQSLIQEIATSRHNRSIIRAIIALAQALDLEMVAEGIETEVQRGFLLKAGCQIGQGFLLSRPIPGDTAPPDRHSGASSPRPPSE, from the coding sequence ATGAGATCTGAAACTGAGGGACATGCAAAGATGCTGCCCGGTCGGTGTTGCGCCATCATCGGAATACTGTTGATGACCCTGTCGGTGCATGGACACGGCACTGATGGATCCCTGGTAAGAGTTGGCGTCTACGAAAACTCTCCCAAGGTTTATACCGACGAGGCCGGTCGTCCCGCAGGACTGTTCATCGAATTGCTGCAACGAATGGCTGCCGGAGAACGCTGGCAGATCGAGTACGTCTCCTGCGAATGGCGCGAATGCCTGCAACAACTGGCCGATGGCAGGCTGGATCTGATGCCGGATGTCGCCATGACCCCGGATCGGCTTGCCCATTTCGAATTTCACGATGTCCCGGTTGCTCATGCATGGAGCCAGATCTACTCACGACCAGAGCTGTCGGTGCGGGACTGGCCTGATCTGGGAGGCAAACGGGTGGCAGTGCTGGATGGGTCGGTGCAACAGCGCTTCCTCATCCGGCGATCAGACGAGCTGGAAGCGCAGATCGACCTGCTGGCTCTTGACAGCATGGACAAAGTGCTGGAGAAAACAGCCGCGGGACGGACCGATGCCGCAGCGACCAACAACTTCTTCGGTGCGCGCCACGGGCCCGCTCATGGCCTGGTCGATACGGCCATCACGTTTGATCAGACCAGTCTCTATTTTGCCGCACCCGCCAAAAGCAACAACGACCACCTCGATACAATCGACCGATACCTGCATCAATGGAAAGCCGACCCCGACTCCCCCTATTTCGCCGCACTGCTGGCTGCAAGCATTCCCTCACGCGAGCAAGTCGTTCCCGTCTGGACCCGGGTCGCGCTTGGCATCACAGTCATTGCGGTGGCATTTCTGTCCTGGCTGGCCTGGCGACTGCGCGACAGGCTTCGTCTGCAATCATTTCGCCTCCACCGCTCCAGCCGCCAGCTTGAACACCTACTCTCAAGCAGCCCGGTAGTGCTTTACACGCTGGATCCCCGGCAGAGTCATCCACGCTGGGTCAGCGCCAACATGGAACGCCTGCTGGGTTTCGAAATGAAAAGCGTCATGGAGCCCGGCTGGTGGGAACGACAGATTCATCCCGATGATCTGGTCGGGGCACGCAAACAGAATCAGGACCTGTACGAAGAAGGCCATATCGTTCAGGAGTACCGATTTCATGATGCGCATGGACGTGTACGAAATATCCGTGACGAGCGTCGCCTGGTACCCGCTGCCGGCGGGCACGAAGCCATGGTCATCGGAAGCTGGACCGACCTCACCGATGAGCACAAACGCCGCGACCAGCTGCGCTACCTTGCCTACTACGATCCTCGAACCGGGCTCCCCAACCGCGCCACGCTCGAAGAGAGCCTTAGCAAGTCTTTACAGCGTGCCCGGGATTCCACGCAACAGAGACTGGTCATCCTGCTCGATCTCGACCGCTTCAAGAACATCAACGACACGCTGGGTACCGTGGCTGGAGACAAGGTGCTGCACGAAGTGGCGGCCCGACTCAAGAAAGCATGCCCACATGCTGAAACCGTGGCCCGGATTGGCAGCGATGAATTTTGCCTGGTGGTTGCTCATCCAATCGATGAAGCGTCACGTCGAGAGTTGCTCGATGGCATCACGGCGGCCCTGGAGTCAACAGTACCCGTGTTGGGTCATGATCTGATTGTCACCGCCAGCATCGGTGTCGCCGTCTTTCCGAAGCATGGCGATACCCGGGAGCAGATTCTTGCAGCAGCCGAGCTCGCGCTGCAGGAAGCCAGGCGCTGCGGTGGAGGGGACTGGGCGCTGTACCGTCCGCAGCTGGGCGAGAAAATGACCCACCGGCTATTCCTTGAACGTGATCTGCGCCAGGCCATAGACGAGAACGAGCTTACCCTGCACTTCCAGCCCCAGTACCGGCTTGATGACGGTCGCTTATGGGGTGTCGAGGCGCTGGTGCGCTGGCGCCGACCTGGCGGCGCCACGGTCGCCCCCGGTGAATTCATTCCGCTGGCCGAGGAAACCGGCCTGATCACCCGTATCGACAGATGGGTCATGAACGAAGCGTGCCGTCAGCTCGCAGCATGGGATCAGTCCGGCCATCGGGTGCCACGCATCTCGGTCAATCTGTCTGCCAGAGAGTTCGAAAGCGAGGCCTTGCCGGACATGGTTCGTAAAGTGCTCTCCGACCATGCAATTGATCCGGCAAGGGTCGAGATCGAGATTACCGAAACCGTACTCATGCAGAACCCGGATCTGGCCCTGAAAGTGCTGCAACGGCTGGAGGTGCTCGGCGCGAAATTGTGCATGGACGACTTCGGAAGCGGCTATTCCAACCTGGCCCTGCTCTACCGCCTGCCCCTGCACCAGTTAAAAATCGACCAATCCCTGATCCAGGAAATTGCCACGTCCCGGCACAACCGATCCATCATTCGCGCCATAATTGCCCTGGCCCAAGCCCTGGACCTGGAGATGGTTGCCGAAGGTATCGAGACCGAGGTACAGCGGGGTTTTTTGCTCAAGGCCGGCTGTCAGATCGGACAGGGCTTCCTGCTTTCGCGACCCATACCCGGTGATACTGCACCGCCCGATCGGCATTCTGGAGCATCCAGCCCCCGGCCCCCCTCGGAATGA
- the kbl gene encoding glycine C-acetyltransferase produces MTTLERLRVELAQIEADGLYKRERSITTPQRVEIDTLEGGKVLNFCANNYLGLADHPDIIGAAKSALDDYGFGLASVRFICGTQDLHKKLEATIADFFGKDDAILYAACFDANGGLFEPLLGPEDAIISDQLNHASIIDGIRLCKAERHRYPNSDMNALEDILKKTQDKRTRLIATDGVFSMDGYVARLDEITALAEQYNALVMVDDCHATGFFGPTGRGSAEYHGVMDKVDIFTSTLGKALGGGMGGFTVASQPVIDMLRQRSRPYLFSNSLAPHLVAASLRVFEMLEESTELRDRVEDNTRFFRQAMTEAGFELLPGEHPIVPVMLHDAPLAQKMADELLAEGIYVIGFFYPVVPKGQARIRTQISAAHTREHLEKAVDAFTRVGKRLGVID; encoded by the coding sequence GTGACTACGTTAGAGAGGTTGAGGGTTGAGTTGGCTCAGATCGAGGCTGACGGGTTGTATAAGCGTGAGCGGTCGATTACCACACCTCAGCGAGTGGAGATTGATACGCTCGAAGGTGGCAAGGTGCTCAACTTCTGCGCCAACAACTATCTTGGTCTGGCCGATCATCCCGATATCATCGGCGCGGCGAAGAGCGCGCTGGATGATTACGGCTTTGGGCTGGCCTCGGTGCGTTTCATCTGCGGCACGCAGGATCTGCACAAGAAGCTGGAAGCGACCATTGCCGACTTTTTCGGCAAGGATGACGCCATTCTCTACGCGGCCTGCTTCGACGCCAATGGCGGCCTGTTCGAGCCATTGCTGGGGCCCGAGGACGCCATTATTTCCGATCAGCTCAACCATGCCTCGATCATCGATGGCATCCGGTTGTGCAAGGCCGAACGCCACCGCTACCCGAACTCCGACATGAATGCGCTGGAAGATATCCTGAAAAAGACCCAGGACAAGCGCACCCGGCTGATTGCCACCGACGGCGTGTTTTCCATGGACGGCTACGTGGCCAGGCTGGACGAAATCACCGCCCTGGCCGAACAATACAACGCACTGGTGATGGTCGATGACTGCCATGCCACGGGCTTCTTCGGCCCCACCGGCCGTGGATCGGCCGAGTATCACGGTGTCATGGACAAGGTCGATATCTTCACCTCCACCCTGGGCAAGGCGCTGGGCGGCGGCATGGGTGGGTTCACCGTTGCCAGTCAGCCGGTGATCGACATGCTCAGGCAGCGTTCACGCCCCTACCTGTTCTCCAACTCGCTGGCCCCGCACCTGGTCGCTGCCAGCCTGCGGGTCTTCGAGATGCTCGAGGAATCCACCGAACTGCGCGACCGGGTCGAGGACAACACGCGTTTCTTCCGCCAGGCCATGACCGAGGCCGGCTTCGAGTTGCTGCCCGGCGAACATCCCATCGTGCCGGTGATGCTGCACGATGCTCCACTGGCCCAAAAGATGGCCGACGAGTTGCTGGCCGAAGGCATTTACGTGATCGGCTTTTTCTACCCGGTGGTCCCCAAGGGCCAGGCCAGAATTCGCACGCAGATTTCGGCGGCGCACACGCGCGAACACCTGGAAAAGGCCGTTGATGCCTTCACCCGGGTGGGCAAGCGTCTTGGTGTGATTGATTGA
- the tdh gene encoding L-threonine 3-dehydrogenase → MRALVKPAAAPGLEIQEVPVPTAGAGEVLIKLEKTAICGTDLHIYQWDEWSQRTIEPPLILGHEFVGRIVDIGDGVRGYEQGQRVSAEGHVVCGVCRNCRAGKPHLCPHTEGIGVNRDGGFAEYVVVPATNLWPIPDEIPSELAAFFDPFGNAAHCALQFDLVGEDVLITGAGPIGIIAAGIAKHVGARHIVISDINDYRLDLAREMGATRTINVQREKLTDILDELDIDGFDVGMEMSGNPHAFRDMLTCMYHGGKVALLGLLPKDAGVNWDQVIFKGLEVHGIYGRRMYETWYKMTQMVLTGFPLEKALTHQIPIDDFETGFELMASGQCGKVVCDWTGEV, encoded by the coding sequence ATGCGCGCGCTGGTCAAGCCTGCGGCTGCACCCGGCCTGGAAATCCAGGAAGTCCCGGTTCCCACAGCCGGGGCCGGCGAAGTGCTGATCAAGCTGGAGAAGACCGCCATCTGCGGAACCGACCTGCACATCTACCAGTGGGACGAGTGGTCACAGAGGACCATTGAACCGCCCCTGATCCTGGGCCACGAATTTGTCGGCCGTATCGTCGATATTGGTGACGGTGTGCGTGGCTACGAGCAAGGTCAGCGCGTCAGCGCCGAGGGCCATGTGGTCTGCGGGGTCTGTCGCAACTGCCGTGCCGGCAAACCGCACCTGTGTCCGCACACCGAGGGCATCGGCGTGAATCGGGACGGGGGCTTTGCCGAGTACGTGGTCGTACCGGCCACCAACCTCTGGCCCATCCCCGACGAGATTCCATCGGAGCTGGCGGCTTTTTTCGACCCCTTCGGCAATGCCGCCCACTGCGCTCTGCAGTTCGACCTGGTCGGTGAGGATGTGCTGATCACCGGCGCCGGCCCCATCGGCATCATTGCTGCCGGCATCGCAAAACATGTCGGCGCACGTCATATCGTGATCAGCGATATCAATGACTACCGCCTGGATCTGGCCAGGGAGATGGGCGCGACCCGGACCATCAACGTGCAGCGTGAAAAGCTGACCGACATACTGGATGAACTGGATATCGACGGTTTCGATGTCGGCATGGAAATGTCGGGCAACCCACATGCCTTCCGCGACATGCTTACCTGCATGTATCACGGCGGCAAGGTCGCCCTGCTCGGCCTCTTGCCCAAGGATGCCGGGGTCAACTGGGACCAGGTCATCTTCAAGGGCCTTGAGGTTCACGGCATCTATGGCCGACGCATGTACGAGACCTGGTACAAGATGACCCAGATGGTGCTGACCGGCTTCCCGCTGGAAAAGGCCCTGACCCACCAGATCCCGATCGACGACTTCGAAACCGGCTTCGAGCTGATGGCCTCGGGGCAGTGTGGCAAGGTTGTTTGTGACTGGACGGGAGAAGTTTGA
- a CDS encoding SIR2 family NAD-dependent protein deacylase, whose amino-acid sequence MNPELREWLPQVRSITVLTGAGVSAESGIPTFRDAQTGHWAQHDPMALASPEGFEQDPRTVWRWYQWRRELIARNHPNPAHTALAELENLVEHFTLVTQNVDGFHQLAGSNRVLELHGNIQRNICSQTRQTIADRWISDHRDHEPPPSPHHPRGLARPDVVWFGEALDTAVLQTAFEAAASCELMIVAGTSGTVQPAASLPAMAAENGARLLDINPETGPISALADWHLDGPAATWLPRLVDCLTTP is encoded by the coding sequence ATGAATCCAGAGCTGCGAGAATGGCTTCCCCAGGTGCGCTCCATCACCGTGCTGACCGGTGCCGGCGTATCGGCGGAATCAGGCATACCGACCTTTCGCGATGCCCAGACCGGCCACTGGGCCCAACATGATCCCATGGCCCTGGCATCACCGGAAGGGTTTGAACAGGACCCGCGCACGGTCTGGCGCTGGTATCAATGGCGCCGTGAGTTGATCGCCCGCAACCACCCCAATCCGGCACACACGGCCCTGGCCGAGCTGGAGAACCTGGTCGAGCACTTCACGCTTGTGACCCAGAATGTCGATGGCTTTCATCAGCTGGCCGGCTCGAATCGGGTGCTCGAACTGCACGGCAACATACAGCGCAATATCTGCTCCCAAACCCGGCAGACCATTGCCGATCGCTGGATCTCGGACCACCGCGATCATGAGCCGCCGCCCTCGCCCCACCACCCCCGCGGCCTGGCACGGCCCGACGTGGTCTGGTTCGGTGAAGCCCTGGACACGGCCGTGCTACAGACCGCGTTCGAAGCCGCGGCCTCGTGCGAACTGATGATTGTTGCGGGCACCTCGGGAACAGTCCAGCCCGCCGCCAGCCTGCCCGCCATGGCCGCCGAAAACGGGGCACGCCTGCTCGACATCAACCCGGAGACCGGCCCAATCAGCGCGCTGGCCGACTGGCACCTCGATGGCCCTGCCGCCACCTGGCTGCCGCGACTGGTCGACTGCCTGACAACGCCCTGA
- a CDS encoding saccharopine dehydrogenase family protein codes for MSEWMIYGANGYTGELCAREAVERGLRPVLAGRREEAVAGLASELGLEFRVFALDDADAVRRGLDGMPLVLHCAGPFSATSRPMVDGCLATGTHYLDITGEISVYQACHEREEEARAAGVILMPGVGFDIVPTDCLSAMLKQRLPDASELTLAFEAGGGPSPGTAKTSFEGLTQGGKIRRGGRLESVPLAFRTRDIPFAEGPRHGMTIPWGDVYTAYVSTGIPDVEVYLAVPPRVATRIRRMNKLRWLLALPPLKKAIMRRIERKTPGPDDDKRASTVSRVWGEVRNKSGQSVSAELHTPNGYDLTVDASVSIAAEVLGREAIEPGYFTPSLLLGADYVTHLKDVSVSFNQSHQDACPPG; via the coding sequence ATGAGTGAGTGGATGATTTATGGGGCGAATGGGTATACGGGGGAGTTGTGTGCTCGGGAGGCTGTGGAGCGGGGGTTGAGGCCGGTGTTGGCCGGGCGGCGTGAAGAGGCTGTGGCTGGGTTGGCTTCGGAGTTGGGGCTGGAGTTTCGTGTTTTTGCGCTGGATGATGCGGATGCGGTGCGTCGGGGCTTGGACGGGATGCCGTTGGTGTTGCATTGTGCCGGGCCGTTTTCGGCGACTTCCAGGCCGATGGTCGATGGCTGTCTGGCCACTGGGACCCATTATCTGGATATCACCGGCGAGATCAGTGTTTACCAGGCATGTCACGAGCGTGAGGAGGAAGCCAGGGCGGCCGGCGTGATTCTGATGCCGGGCGTGGGTTTCGATATCGTGCCGACCGATTGCCTGTCGGCGATGCTCAAGCAGCGGCTTCCTGATGCCAGCGAGTTGACACTGGCATTTGAAGCCGGGGGCGGGCCCAGTCCCGGCACGGCCAAGACGTCGTTCGAAGGCCTGACCCAGGGCGGAAAGATTCGCCGGGGTGGTCGGCTGGAATCTGTGCCACTGGCCTTCAGGACGCGCGACATCCCGTTTGCCGAAGGCCCGCGTCATGGCATGACCATTCCATGGGGAGATGTATACACGGCCTATGTCAGTACCGGGATTCCGGATGTCGAAGTCTATCTGGCCGTGCCGCCCCGGGTGGCTACACGGATCAGACGGATGAACAAGCTGCGCTGGCTGCTGGCATTGCCGCCGCTGAAAAAAGCCATCATGCGCCGAATCGAGCGCAAGACACCGGGGCCGGATGATGACAAGCGCGCCAGCACGGTGTCACGGGTGTGGGGCGAAGTGCGCAATAAGTCTGGTCAGTCGGTCAGCGCGGAGCTGCACACACCCAACGGTTATGACCTCACGGTCGACGCTTCGGTCTCGATTGCGGCCGAGGTGCTCGGCCGAGAGGCTATCGAGCCGGGTTACTTCACGCCATCACTGCTCCTGGGCGCAGACTATGTCACACACCTGAAAGACGTCAGCGTCAGTTTCAATCAATCACACCAAGACGCTTGCCCACCCGGGTGA